The nucleotide window CCACCTGCGCTATCTGCTGGAGGACATCCGGCCGGAGGTCCAGCAGTACTTCATCGAGCGCAACACCGACGGCCGCCCGTACGATCGCGACGTCCGATCGATCATCTACGAACGCGCCAAGGGCATCCACGGCGAGCAGGCGTTCGGCACCGAACGCGACGTCAACCGGGCCGGCTACGAGTTTCTGCTGCATTCGGTGGCGCCGCTCGATCCGCCGGACGACCCGCCGCGGGTGCTGATCGGCGGTCCGGACTGCAGCAAGCCGTACAGCATGGCTCTGCTGAACGTGTCGGCGATGAGCTTCGGCGCGCTCTCGGCCAACGCGATCCGGGCGCTCAACAAGGGCTCCAAGCTCGGCGGGTTCGCGCACGACACCGGCGAGGGCGGGCTGTCGCCGTACCACTTGGAGAACGGCGGCGATCTGGTCTGGGAGATCGGCTCCGGCTACTTCTCCACCCGGACCAAGGACGGGCACTTCGATCCGGGTCAGTTCGTGGAGAACAGTTCGCACGAACAGGTGAAGGCGGTGTCGCTGAAGCTGTCGCAGGGTGCGAAGCCGGGCATCGGCGGGGTGCTCCCGGCGGCCAAGGTCAGCGCCGAGATCGCCCGCATCCGCAACGTACCGCAGGGCCAGAAATGCGTCAGCCCGCCCGGTCATCGGGTCTTCTCCACGCCGGTCGAACTGATCGAATTCATCGCCAGGATGCGAGAGCTGTCCGGTGGCAAACCGGCCGGCTTCAAGCTGTGCGTCGGCAATCGGCAGGACGTCCTGGCCATCTGCAAGGCCATCCTGCAGGTCGGTACGGCGCCGGACTTCATCATCGTCGACGGTTCCGAGGGCGGCACCGCGGCCGCTCCGCTGGAGTACGAGGACCATGTCGGGATGCCGCTGACCGAAGGGCTGATGCTGCTCCACAACGCGCTGGTCGGCACCGGGTTGCGGGACCGGATCAAGCTCGGTGCCAGCGGCAAGGTCGCCACCGGCAGCGACATCGTCAAGCGGATGATCCAGGGCGCCGACTACACCAACGCGGCCCGGGCGATGATGATGGCGATCGGTTGCATCCAGTCCCAGCGCTGTCACACCGATCGTTGCCCGGTCGGCGTCGCCACCCAGAATCCGCGCCGATCCAGGGCACTGGACGTGGCCGACAAGAGTCAGCGGGTGTACCGCTATCAGCAGGCGACCGTTGCCGAGGCGATGTCGATGATGGCGTCGATGGGCGTTCGTACGCCCGAGCAGTTGAACCCGCATCAGTTGCGTCGCAACGTGTCCGAGGTGGAGAACCATTCCTACGCCGAACTGTACGAGTGGCTGCACCCGGGCGAGCTGCTGTCCGATCCGCCGGCGAGCTGGCTGGGCGACTGGGCCGCAGCGTCCGCCGATCACTTCCCCAGCCCGTACGTCGGCACCCACGCGTGACCGGTTCGACCCGCTTCGTCGGCTGCCGGAGTGGGTACGTCACGCGCGATGTCAACGCCGAAGGAGAGCGACATGCCTGTGACCGACAAGCGAGCCCTGGTAGTTACCACCGACTTCGGAGTGGAGGAGGCCGAGCTGGTCTCGCCGACCAAGGACCTGCGTGACGCCGGTGTCGACGTGACGGTCGCATCCAGCACCGGCAAGACGATCCAGACCGTCAACGGGGACAAGGAATGGGCCTCGACGGTCGAGCCGGACAGTCCGCTGGAGGGGCTCCGCGCCGAGGACTACGACATCGTGATCATCCCCGGCGGGACGGTGAACGCCGACACCCTGCGCGGCAACGAACAACTGCAGGAGTTGCTCCGGGAAACGGCCAGCGCCCAGAAGCCGATCGCGGCGATCTGCCACGGACCGTGGACCTTGATCGATGCCGGGCTGGCGCGCGGCAAGACCCTCACCTCGTACCCGAGTCTGCGCCTGGACCTGATCAACGCCGGCGCAACCTGGGAAGATCAGCAGCTGCAGCGCTGTACGGCCAACGGCTGGGTGCTGCTCACCTCCCGCAACCCGGGCGACCTGGACGCCTTCAACGCGGCCATCATCGACGAACTCGGCTGACCGGAGCGGCCGGTGCGGCGGTGCTGCCTCGGACGACCAACTCCGGGGTCGGCGCCTGCACGGTGACGGGTTTGCGCTGAGCCATCGACTCGATCAACGTACGAGCGACGATCGAACCGAATTCGAAGGTGTCTCGATGCAGCGCGGTCAGCGGCGGATGGGTGAGTCGCGTCAGCGGCGAATCGTCGAACGACACCAGCGACATCTCT belongs to Microlunatus elymi and includes:
- a CDS encoding FMN-binding glutamate synthase family protein encodes the protein MGGAKKAGVAAGTTAGIAAAVAAWDLLQRKHSVLRNYPIVGHLRYLLEDIRPEVQQYFIERNTDGRPYDRDVRSIIYERAKGIHGEQAFGTERDVNRAGYEFLLHSVAPLDPPDDPPRVLIGGPDCSKPYSMALLNVSAMSFGALSANAIRALNKGSKLGGFAHDTGEGGLSPYHLENGGDLVWEIGSGYFSTRTKDGHFDPGQFVENSSHEQVKAVSLKLSQGAKPGIGGVLPAAKVSAEIARIRNVPQGQKCVSPPGHRVFSTPVELIEFIARMRELSGGKPAGFKLCVGNRQDVLAICKAILQVGTAPDFIIVDGSEGGTAAAPLEYEDHVGMPLTEGLMLLHNALVGTGLRDRIKLGASGKVATGSDIVKRMIQGADYTNAARAMMMAIGCIQSQRCHTDRCPVGVATQNPRRSRALDVADKSQRVYRYQQATVAEAMSMMASMGVRTPEQLNPHQLRRNVSEVENHSYAELYEWLHPGELLSDPPASWLGDWAAASADHFPSPYVGTHA
- a CDS encoding type 1 glutamine amidotransferase domain-containing protein, with product MPVTDKRALVVTTDFGVEEAELVSPTKDLRDAGVDVTVASSTGKTIQTVNGDKEWASTVEPDSPLEGLRAEDYDIVIIPGGTVNADTLRGNEQLQELLRETASAQKPIAAICHGPWTLIDAGLARGKTLTSYPSLRLDLINAGATWEDQQLQRCTANGWVLLTSRNPGDLDAFNAAIIDELG